In the genome of Myroides phaeus, one region contains:
- a CDS encoding transketolase, with amino-acid sequence MKPNTQQLAELTTQVRRDILRMVHAVNSGHPGGSLGCAEFLVTLYQRLMDRKDGFEMNGTDEDLFFLSNGHISPVFYSVLARSGYFPVSELATFRKLNTRLQGHPTTHDHLPGVRMASGSLGQGLSVALGAAQAKKLNKDNHLVYVLLGDGELQEGQNWEAMMYASAKKVDNLIATVDLNGKQIDGPTDKVLDLGSVKAKFEAFGWDVIEIEKGNDIDSILKGYEEAKAKTMNGKPVCVLLHTEMGNGVDFMMGTHAWHGKAPNDAQLEEAFKQNPETSFGDY; translated from the coding sequence ATGAAACCGAACACACAACAATTAGCAGAGTTAACTACTCAAGTAAGAAGAGACATTCTTAGAATGGTTCATGCTGTAAATTCTGGACACCCAGGAGGATCATTAGGATGTGCTGAGTTTTTAGTGACTCTGTATCAAAGATTAATGGACAGAAAAGATGGATTTGAAATGAACGGAACAGATGAAGATCTTTTCTTTTTATCAAACGGACACATCTCTCCAGTTTTCTATAGCGTATTAGCAAGAAGTGGATATTTTCCAGTAAGCGAATTAGCTACTTTTAGAAAATTAAATACAAGATTACAAGGACACCCTACTACTCATGACCACTTACCAGGTGTACGTATGGCATCAGGATCATTAGGACAAGGATTATCTGTAGCTTTAGGAGCTGCTCAAGCTAAGAAGTTAAATAAAGACAATCATTTAGTTTACGTTTTATTAGGTGATGGTGAGTTGCAAGAAGGTCAAAACTGGGAAGCAATGATGTATGCATCTGCTAAAAAAGTAGATAACTTAATCGCTACAGTTGACTTAAACGGAAAACAAATTGACGGACCAACAGATAAAGTATTAGACTTAGGATCAGTAAAAGCTAAGTTTGAAGCTTTCGGATGGGACGTTATTGAAATAGAAAAAGGTAATGATATCGATTCTATCTTAAAAGGATACGAAGAAGCAAAAGCTAAAACAATGAACGGAAAACCAGTTTGTGTATTATTACATACAGAAATGGGTAACGGAGTTGACTTTATGATGGGTACTCATGCTTGGCATGGTAAAGCACCTAACGATGCTCAATTAGAAGAAGCTTTTAAACAAAATCCAGAAACTTCTTTTGGAGATTATTAA
- the pepT gene encoding peptidase T, whose amino-acid sequence MQHIIDRFISYVTVDTESDPSSNSCPSTEKQWDLANKLVEELKQIGLEDVTIDENAYIMATLPSNVEHEVPTIGFVSHFDTSPDFSGANIKPQIVENYDGKDIVLNKEQNIILSPSYFKDLLQYKGQTLITTDGTTLLGADDKAGITEIVSAMEYLIQHPEIKHGRIRIGFTPDEEIGRGAHLFDVKKFDAEWAYTMDGSQIGELEYENFNAGYAKLTFAGKSVHPGYAKGKMINSILLANKFISQLPKDEVPQKTTGYEGFFHVHHVTGSIEESVVELIIRDHNLKKYEKRKKQIAKLAKKFNKKYNKKFGGDIVNCEIGDQYFNMREKVEPVMHIVDIAEQAMKELDIKPLIKAIRGGTDGSQLSYMGLPCPNIFAGGHNFHGKYEYVPVESMVKATQVIVKIAELTAQKGK is encoded by the coding sequence ATGCAACATATCATTGATCGTTTCATCAGTTATGTAACTGTTGATACAGAATCTGATCCTTCTTCAAACTCTTGCCCGAGTACTGAAAAACAATGGGATTTAGCTAATAAATTAGTTGAAGAATTAAAACAAATCGGTCTTGAAGATGTAACTATAGATGAGAATGCTTATATCATGGCTACATTACCAAGTAATGTAGAACACGAAGTTCCTACTATCGGTTTTGTTTCTCACTTTGATACATCTCCTGATTTCTCTGGAGCTAACATAAAACCACAAATTGTAGAGAATTATGATGGTAAAGATATCGTGTTAAACAAAGAACAAAATATCATTCTATCTCCTTCTTACTTTAAAGATCTTTTACAATATAAAGGACAAACTTTAATCACAACTGACGGTACTACACTTTTAGGTGCTGATGATAAAGCAGGTATTACTGAAATTGTTTCTGCAATGGAATACTTAATTCAACATCCAGAAATCAAACACGGTAGAATTCGTATTGGATTTACACCTGATGAAGAAATTGGTAGAGGAGCACATTTATTTGACGTTAAGAAGTTTGACGCTGAATGGGCTTATACAATGGATGGTAGCCAAATTGGTGAGTTAGAATACGAAAACTTCAACGCTGGTTATGCTAAATTAACTTTCGCTGGTAAAAGTGTTCACCCTGGTTATGCAAAAGGAAAAATGATTAACTCTATTCTTTTAGCTAACAAATTCATCTCTCAATTACCTAAAGATGAAGTTCCTCAAAAAACAACTGGTTATGAAGGTTTCTTCCACGTACACCACGTAACTGGTAGTATTGAAGAGTCTGTGGTTGAATTAATCATTAGAGATCACAACCTTAAAAAATACGAGAAACGCAAAAAGCAAATTGCTAAGTTAGCTAAAAAGTTCAACAAAAAATATAACAAGAAATTTGGTGGAGATATCGTAAACTGTGAAATCGGTGACCAATATTTCAATATGCGTGAAAAAGTTGAACCTGTAATGCATATCGTTGATATTGCTGAACAAGCAATGAAAGAATTAGATATTAAACCTCTTATCAAAGCTATTCGCGGTGGTACTGATGGTTCTCAACTTTCTTACATGGGATTACCTTGTCCTAATATCTTTGCTGGTGGTCATAACTTCCACGGGAAATACGAATATGTTCCTGTAGAAAGTATGGTTAAGGCTACTCAAGTTATTGTTAAGATAGCTGAATTAACTGCTCAAAAAGGAAAATAA
- a CDS encoding ABC transporter ATP-binding protein: MHTPILQTNNLTIGYKHSKNGFVTVQKNVNIRLEKGKLISLVGINGIGKSTLLRTLSANQKSINGQIVLKDKNLQEYTNSDLAKIISVVLTERIPLSDLTVQELIQIGRTPYLNHYSKLTKEDIYWVDQAIDLTGITDLKEKKIDQLSDGQLQRVLIARALAQNTPIIILDEPTNHLDLHHKVALFKLLKELAHKQNKAILFSCHDMDLAIQLSDEIIVLKQDYTTQGKTEALIETGVFDNFFEDENLVFDRLQKRFILNL, translated from the coding sequence ATGCACACTCCCATTCTACAAACAAACAACTTAACTATTGGATACAAACATTCAAAAAATGGTTTTGTTACTGTACAAAAAAATGTCAATATTCGTTTGGAGAAAGGAAAACTGATTTCATTGGTAGGAATTAACGGAATAGGGAAGTCAACTTTACTGCGCACTTTGTCTGCAAACCAAAAAAGCATCAATGGGCAAATAGTATTAAAAGATAAAAATCTTCAAGAATACACAAATAGTGATCTTGCTAAAATTATCAGTGTTGTATTAACAGAAAGAATTCCTCTTTCAGATCTAACTGTACAAGAACTAATTCAAATCGGGAGAACACCTTACCTTAATCACTACAGTAAATTAACGAAGGAAGACATCTATTGGGTAGATCAGGCAATTGATTTAACAGGGATAACTGATTTAAAAGAAAAGAAAATTGACCAATTAAGTGATGGTCAATTACAGCGTGTTTTAATTGCAAGAGCTTTAGCACAAAACACCCCTATTATTATTTTAGATGAGCCTACTAATCATTTAGATTTACATCACAAAGTAGCATTGTTTAAGCTATTAAAAGAATTAGCTCATAAACAAAATAAAGCTATCTTATTTTCGTGTCACGATATGGATCTTGCTATTCAATTAAGCGATGAAATCATTGTTTTAAAACAGGATTATACTACACAAGGTAAAACAGAGGCTTTAATTGAAACGGGAGTTTTTGACAACTTCTTTGAGGACGAAAACCTTGTGTTTGATCGCCTTCAAAAAAGGTTTATTTTAAATCTGTAG
- a CDS encoding pseudouridine synthase yields MEQNHRHFLLYKPHGYISQFIYEKKRTKHKLGELYDFPEGTMAIGRLDETSEGLLFLTTDGMASERVRSAHYEKEYYAQVDGLVTDEAVEQMRQGVLIGVKGEKYMTKPCEVEKLPVLPDWIGVGRRIRDERHGPTSWVRLVLKEGKFRQVRKMTAAVGFATLRLVRVRIGDVSLKGMEVGEVIEIEQL; encoded by the coding sequence ATGGAGCAAAACCACAGACATTTTTTGTTATACAAACCGCACGGTTACATCAGCCAATTTATCTACGAAAAGAAAAGAACGAAGCACAAATTAGGAGAGTTATATGATTTTCCTGAAGGGACAATGGCTATCGGTCGATTAGATGAAACTTCAGAGGGGTTGTTGTTTTTGACAACAGACGGAATGGCGAGTGAGCGTGTTAGAAGTGCTCATTATGAAAAGGAATACTATGCTCAAGTTGATGGCTTAGTTACAGACGAGGCAGTTGAACAAATGCGCCAAGGAGTTTTGATAGGTGTGAAGGGTGAGAAGTATATGACAAAACCTTGTGAAGTTGAAAAACTACCTGTTTTACCAGATTGGATTGGTGTAGGAAGACGAATTAGAGATGAAAGACACGGACCAACGAGTTGGGTAAGACTTGTTTTAAAGGAAGGTAAGTTTAGACAAGTTCGTAAAATGACTGCCGCTGTTGGATTTGCTACCTTGCGCTTAGTACGTGTTCGCATAGGCGATGTTTCGTTAAAAGGTATGGAAGTTGGTGAAGTAATAGAAATCGAACAACTATAA
- a CDS encoding toxic anion resistance protein produces the protein MEKDIQQLRDERALAPEVSVDFSPQELKQIESYKGTIDLSNTTQVIQYGAASQLKASAFATEILKQVQTKDLGETTDILVGLKEDVKSFEGIANKKSLFPFFDTLKKKIARLQTQYSKVEDNINAVEVQLERHYKIMMKDVAMFDKLFDENKNYFKELSLYIAAGDEKLHELNTIELPRLKAEAEEANDPGKIQAFKDFEQQVVRFERKVHDLKLTRMVILQSSPQIRMVQNNSLMLMEKLQSSIVNTLPLWKNQMVLTLGLARSQQALGAQQAVNDATNQLLTKNSEMLKDSTIKIAKETERGIVDIETIRKVNSDIITTIDEIVRIQAEGREKRRAVEIELKDSENDLKKHLLSNNNSVK, from the coding sequence ATGGAAAAGGATATTCAACAATTAAGAGATGAAAGAGCATTAGCTCCTGAGGTTTCAGTGGATTTTAGTCCACAAGAATTAAAGCAAATTGAATCATATAAAGGAACTATTGATTTGTCAAATACAACTCAAGTTATTCAATATGGTGCGGCAAGTCAGTTAAAAGCAAGTGCATTTGCTACCGAAATATTGAAACAAGTTCAGACAAAGGATTTAGGTGAAACTACAGATATCCTTGTTGGTTTAAAAGAAGACGTTAAGTCATTTGAGGGGATTGCAAATAAAAAGAGTCTATTTCCATTCTTTGACACATTGAAAAAGAAAATAGCAAGATTACAAACGCAGTATTCTAAAGTAGAAGATAATATTAATGCAGTTGAAGTGCAATTAGAGCGTCATTACAAGATAATGATGAAAGATGTTGCAATGTTTGATAAGCTATTTGATGAGAACAAGAATTACTTTAAAGAATTGTCACTATATATAGCTGCAGGAGATGAAAAGTTACACGAGCTAAATACAATCGAATTACCAAGATTAAAAGCTGAAGCAGAAGAGGCTAATGACCCAGGTAAAATACAAGCATTTAAAGATTTCGAACAACAAGTTGTTCGCTTTGAAAGAAAGGTTCACGATTTAAAATTAACGAGAATGGTTATTTTACAATCATCACCTCAAATCAGAATGGTACAAAATAATAGTTTGATGTTGATGGAAAAATTACAATCAAGTATTGTAAATACATTGCCATTATGGAAAAATCAAATGGTATTAACATTAGGCTTAGCTCGTTCTCAACAAGCATTAGGAGCGCAACAAGCAGTGAATGATGCTACGAATCAGTTATTGACTAAGAATAGTGAAATGCTTAAAGATTCAACTATCAAGATTGCAAAAGAAACAGAACGTGGAATAGTAGATATAGAAACGATTCGTAAAGTTAATTCAGATATTATTACTACAATTGATGAGATTGTTCGTATTCAAGCAGAAGGACGTGAGAAAAGACGTGCTGTTGAAATTGAGTTAAAAGATTCTGAAAACGATCTAAAGAAACATTTGCTAAGTAACAATAATTCAGTAAAGTAA
- the rpsA gene encoding 30S ribosomal protein S1, which yields MSENIKTQEEFLNDFNWDNYENGIDAVDENQLKEFESLVDKTFISTDDEEVVEGVVVRITDRDAIVDINAKSEGVISLNEFRYNPNLKVGDKVEVLIDVREDKYGQLVLSHRKARTIKAWDRVIAAHETGEIVNGFVKCRTKGGMIVDVFGIEAFLPGSQIDVKPIRDYDQYVNKTMEFKVVKINHEFKNVVVSHKALIEADIEIQKKEIIGQLQKGQVLEGVVKNITSYGVFIDLGGVDGLIHITDLSWSRINHPSEVLELDQKLNVVILDFDDEKTRIQLGLKQLFAHPWDALDSNLNVGDKVKGKVVVLADYGAFIEVAEGVEGLIHVSEMSWSTHLRSAQDFVKVGDEVEAVILTLDREERKMSLGIKQLSQDPWTDITSKYPVGSKHTGIVRNFTNFGVFVELEEGIDGLIYISDLSWTKKIKHPSEFVNVGDKLEVVVLELDVEGRKLSLGHKQTTANPWDKYEQAYAVGTVHTGEISELVDKGATVVFEDDVVAFIPTRHLEKEDGKKLKKGETAEFKIIEFNKEFKRVVASHTSIFREEEEKNVKTAETASASAEKTTLGDIDALAELKERMEKGN from the coding sequence ATGTCTGAAAACATTAAAACACAAGAGGAATTTTTAAATGACTTTAACTGGGATAACTACGAAAACGGTATTGATGCTGTTGATGAGAACCAATTAAAAGAGTTTGAAAGCTTAGTAGACAAAACGTTTATCTCTACAGATGACGAAGAAGTTGTAGAAGGAGTTGTTGTTAGAATTACTGACAGAGATGCGATTGTTGATATCAACGCTAAATCTGAAGGTGTTATTTCATTAAACGAATTCCGTTACAATCCAAACTTAAAAGTTGGTGATAAAGTTGAAGTATTAATCGACGTTAGAGAAGATAAATACGGACAATTAGTTTTATCTCACAGAAAAGCTCGTACTATCAAAGCTTGGGATAGAGTTATTGCTGCTCATGAGACAGGAGAAATCGTTAATGGTTTCGTAAAATGTAGAACTAAAGGTGGTATGATCGTTGACGTATTCGGAATCGAAGCATTCTTACCAGGTTCTCAAATTGACGTTAAACCAATCCGTGATTACGATCAATACGTGAACAAAACAATGGAATTCAAAGTAGTTAAAATTAACCACGAATTCAAAAACGTTGTTGTTTCTCACAAAGCTCTTATTGAAGCTGATATCGAAATCCAGAAAAAAGAGATTATCGGTCAATTACAAAAAGGTCAAGTGTTAGAAGGTGTTGTTAAAAACATTACTTCTTACGGTGTATTCATTGACTTAGGAGGTGTTGACGGATTAATCCACATTACTGACTTATCTTGGTCAAGAATCAACCACCCAAGTGAAGTATTAGAATTAGACCAAAAATTGAATGTTGTAATCTTAGACTTTGATGACGAGAAAACAAGAATTCAATTAGGTTTAAAACAACTTTTCGCTCATCCATGGGATGCTTTAGATTCTAACTTAAACGTAGGAGATAAAGTTAAAGGTAAAGTAGTTGTTTTAGCTGACTACGGTGCTTTCATCGAAGTTGCTGAAGGAGTTGAAGGTTTAATCCACGTTTCTGAAATGTCTTGGTCTACTCACTTAAGATCAGCTCAAGATTTCGTAAAAGTTGGAGACGAAGTAGAGGCAGTTATCTTAACTCTTGATAGAGAAGAAAGAAAAATGTCTTTAGGTATCAAACAATTATCTCAAGATCCTTGGACTGATATCACTTCTAAATACCCTGTAGGTTCTAAACACACTGGTATCGTTCGTAACTTTACAAACTTTGGTGTTTTCGTAGAATTAGAAGAAGGAATTGATGGATTAATTTACATCTCTGACTTATCTTGGACTAAGAAAATCAAACACCCATCTGAATTTGTAAACGTTGGAGACAAATTAGAAGTTGTTGTATTAGAATTAGACGTTGAAGGTCGTAAATTATCTTTAGGACACAAACAAACTACAGCTAACCCATGGGATAAATACGAACAAGCTTACGCTGTTGGTACTGTTCACACAGGTGAAATCTCTGAATTAGTAGACAAAGGTGCTACTGTAGTATTCGAAGATGACGTTGTAGCTTTCATCCCAACTCGTCACTTAGAAAAAGAAGACGGTAAAAAGTTGAAAAAAGGTGAAACTGCTGAATTCAAAATTATTGAGTTCAACAAAGAATTCAAAAGAGTTGTAGCTTCTCATACATCTATTTTCCGTGAGGAAGAAGAGAAAAATGTAAAAACTGCTGAAACAGCTTCTGCTTCTGCTGAGAAAACTACATTAGGAGATATCGACGCTCTTGCTGAATTAAAAGAAAGAATGGAGAAAGGAAACTAA
- a CDS encoding alpha/beta hydrolase has protein sequence MFKKYFILFFLLATTITRAVEPIKEYVDHPLNSISNISFEAVEITTEDNFSLKSWICMPAKEVDKHRVFVLAYGDSGNMSYYVRQVLEMVKQGYTIVMFDYRGYGESQAFEMETTMLYYDEFVTDLKAVVDYSKTRFKQPVGVWALSMGSIPATLLYSQDKFDYMVVEGFVSSPTLIIEKVKSHLQQDYKLPPSATDYEKALSRLSVPMLLFAGDRDGLTTPDESKRAKYLNAKNELVFFKGTHLQGFQALSNEYHGQRYVEAIDSFFDINLSSK, from the coding sequence ATGTTTAAAAAGTATTTTATTCTGTTTTTTTTATTGGCTACAACAATAACGAGAGCTGTAGAGCCAATCAAAGAATATGTAGATCATCCTTTAAATTCAATTTCCAATATATCTTTTGAGGCTGTAGAAATTACAACAGAAGATAATTTTAGTTTAAAGAGTTGGATTTGTATGCCGGCTAAAGAAGTTGATAAACATAGGGTGTTTGTATTAGCTTATGGAGACAGTGGAAATATGTCATACTATGTTCGTCAAGTATTAGAAATGGTAAAACAAGGTTATACCATTGTGATGTTTGATTATCGTGGTTATGGAGAAAGTCAAGCTTTTGAAATGGAGACCACAATGCTATATTATGACGAATTTGTTACTGATTTAAAAGCAGTAGTAGATTATTCTAAAACTCGTTTTAAACAACCCGTTGGCGTTTGGGCTTTATCAATGGGAAGTATTCCTGCTACTTTATTATATAGTCAAGATAAATTCGATTATATGGTTGTAGAAGGTTTTGTTTCAAGTCCAACATTAATTATTGAAAAGGTTAAAAGTCATTTGCAACAAGATTATAAATTACCACCAAGTGCAACCGATTATGAAAAAGCTTTGAGTAGATTATCTGTGCCAATGCTTTTGTTTGCAGGAGATCGTGATGGATTAACAACGCCAGATGAAAGTAAAAGAGCTAAGTATTTAAATGCTAAAAATGAATTAGTGTTTTTTAAAGGGACACATTTGCAAGGGTTTCAAGCTTTATCAAACGAATATCACGGGCAAAGATACGTAGAGGCAATTGATAGTTTTTTTGATATAAATCTGTCAAGTAAGTAA
- a CDS encoding cation diffusion facilitator family transporter: MNTKAKENYQFQKIVATVGVLLFLIKVLAWYLTNSVAILTDALESVINVVSGFVGLYSLYLSSLPRDRNHPYGHGKVEFISATLEGGMIMLAGIIIIVEAVRNLMNPQPIGKLDYGIYLVGITAIINYVLGWYAVKKGEKNKSLALIASGKHLQSDTYSTIGIIIGLVLLYFTGYHWLDGGVALLFAVIIMVTGYKIVRGAISGIMDETDEILLNEVVDYLQEHRRENWIDLHNLRIIKYGTVLHFDCHMTVPWYFNIVEGHKEVEILEKEIIDKFGEDLELFVHMDDCKTFSCKICSKQECPFRKDPFEHQIKWTIENVLKNKRHNSATTDLK; encoded by the coding sequence ATGAATACAAAGGCAAAAGAGAATTATCAATTTCAAAAGATTGTAGCAACCGTTGGAGTTTTACTTTTCTTAATTAAAGTATTAGCGTGGTATTTAACTAACTCCGTAGCTATTTTGACAGATGCTTTAGAAAGTGTTATCAACGTAGTAAGTGGATTTGTAGGACTATACAGCCTTTATTTATCGTCGTTACCGCGGGATAGAAATCACCCTTACGGACATGGGAAAGTAGAGTTTATTTCTGCTACCTTAGAAGGAGGGATGATTATGCTTGCCGGTATTATTATTATAGTAGAGGCGGTTCGTAATTTGATGAATCCACAGCCAATAGGTAAATTAGATTACGGAATTTACTTAGTAGGTATTACCGCTATAATCAATTATGTTTTAGGATGGTATGCAGTAAAAAAAGGAGAAAAGAACAAATCTTTAGCCTTAATTGCAAGTGGTAAGCATTTACAGTCAGATACATATTCAACCATTGGTATTATCATCGGATTAGTCTTATTGTATTTCACAGGGTATCATTGGTTAGATGGAGGAGTTGCTTTGTTATTTGCTGTAATAATTATGGTTACAGGATATAAAATTGTTCGTGGTGCGATATCTGGTATTATGGATGAAACAGACGAAATCTTATTGAATGAAGTTGTTGATTATCTACAAGAACATAGACGTGAAAACTGGATTGACTTACACAATCTTAGAATTATAAAATACGGTACGGTACTTCATTTTGACTGTCATATGACAGTGCCTTGGTATTTCAACATTGTAGAAGGACATAAAGAAGTTGAGATCTTAGAAAAAGAAATCATCGATAAGTTTGGAGAAGACTTAGAACTATTTGTACATATGGATGATTGTAAAACCTTTTCATGTAAGATATGTTCAAAACAAGAATGTCCTTTTAGAAAAGACCCTTTTGAACATCAGATAAAATGGACTATTGAGAACGTTTTGAAAAACAAAAGACACAATAGTGCCACTACAGATTTAAAATAA
- a CDS encoding Lrp/AsnC family transcriptional regulator, with protein MEYKLDEIDLKILRMMQENARINNSELAKEVGMAPSAILERVRKLEQKEVLLEFNARINPKAINQKMLSFIFIKVDEIIGDEETGKLLAEIPEVLEVHDIAGDDGYMIKVRTSDSLALVHLMRNSLSKIQGIISTRTIIVLQTVKEDNKLIIPEILD; from the coding sequence ATGGAGTACAAATTAGATGAAATAGACTTAAAGATCTTGCGTATGATGCAAGAAAATGCGAGAATCAATAACTCTGAATTAGCAAAAGAAGTTGGTATGGCTCCTTCTGCAATTCTTGAGAGAGTTAGGAAATTGGAGCAAAAGGAGGTCTTATTAGAGTTTAATGCAAGAATTAATCCAAAGGCAATTAATCAGAAAATGCTCTCGTTTATTTTTATAAAAGTAGATGAGATAATTGGAGATGAAGAAACAGGTAAGCTTTTAGCTGAAATACCAGAAGTTTTAGAAGTTCATGATATTGCTGGAGATGATGGGTATATGATTAAAGTCCGTACTTCAGATTCACTTGCTTTAGTTCACTTGATGCGTAATTCTTTGTCTAAGATTCAGGGGATAATATCGACAAGGACTATAATTGTGTTGCAAACAGTTAAAGAAGATAATAAATTAATAATACCAGAAATTTTAGATTAG
- a CDS encoding transketolase family protein, with the protein MKKYTNTGSKDTRSGFGAGLAELGQTNENVVALCADLIGSLKMDEFIKNHPERFFQIGIAEANMIGIAAGLTIGGKIPFTGTFANFSTGRVYDQIRQSVAYSEKNVKICASHAGLTLGEDGATHQILEDIGLMKMLPGMTVINTCDYNQTKAATLAIAEYDGPVYLRFGRPVVPNFTPADEKFEIGKAVMLSEGTDVTIVATGHLVWEALIAAEELEAKGISAEVINIHTIKPLDEEAILSSVAKTGCIVTAEEHNFLGGLGESVARVLALNNPLPQEFVAVQDTFGESGTPEQLMEKYGLNAAAIVEKAQVAINRKFKR; encoded by the coding sequence ATGAAAAAATATACAAATACAGGTAGCAAAGATACACGTTCAGGATTTGGTGCTGGTTTAGCTGAATTAGGACAAACGAATGAAAATGTAGTTGCACTTTGTGCTGACTTAATTGGGTCTTTGAAAATGGATGAGTTTATTAAAAATCATCCAGAGCGTTTCTTTCAAATAGGTATTGCAGAAGCAAATATGATTGGTATTGCTGCTGGTTTGACAATTGGTGGAAAAATTCCTTTTACAGGAACTTTCGCTAACTTCTCAACTGGTCGTGTATATGATCAAATTCGTCAGTCTGTAGCTTATTCTGAGAAAAACGTTAAGATTTGTGCTTCTCACGCAGGATTAACTTTAGGAGAAGATGGTGCAACTCACCAAATCTTGGAAGACATTGGATTAATGAAGATGTTACCTGGGATGACTGTAATTAACACGTGTGATTACAACCAAACAAAAGCGGCTACATTAGCAATTGCTGAATATGATGGTCCTGTTTATTTACGTTTTGGTCGTCCTGTAGTTCCTAACTTTACACCAGCTGATGAGAAATTTGAAATTGGTAAAGCTGTTATGTTAAGCGAAGGTACAGATGTTACAATTGTTGCAACTGGACACTTAGTTTGGGAAGCGTTAATTGCTGCTGAGGAATTAGAGGCAAAAGGAATTTCTGCTGAAGTAATCAATATTCATACAATTAAACCATTAGACGAAGAAGCTATTTTAAGTTCTGTTGCTAAAACTGGTTGTATTGTTACTGCAGAAGAGCATAACTTCTTAGGAGGATTAGGAGAAAGCGTTGCAAGAGTATTAGCTTTAAACAATCCGTTACCACAAGAATTTGTTGCAGTACAAGATACTTTTGGTGAATCAGGTACTCCAGAACAATTAATGGAGAAATATGGTTTAAATGCTGCTGCTATTGTTGAAAAAGCACAAGTAGCTATCAACCGTAAATTCAAAAGATAA
- a CDS encoding EamA family transporter, with product MGAVATNGTSKGAVIFAYLVVYFVWGSTFFFIHKALSDFTPFVLGSLRFFAASMILLTYCKMRGYKLFNKKVVKQACITGFLLLFIDMGALIWAEQHVSSGIAAIMAAAAALWFIILDKPQWKNNFSSIPIVLGLIMGFIGVIMLFAEQITIASDESQKLLNIFCMVLLIIGSIAWTIGSLYSKYSKDKNQDQGEDLHVMVKTSWQMITAGVLFSLVATLNGEFAAFDPADISTGGWFSLAYLITFGSILAFGSYIWLIQNRPVTEVSTYAYVNPVVAVALSYFFTDDIITSLQVGGLGVVLVSVALMNWDLYKGSKVFKSFKKKSASQKKDNEQLNVSN from the coding sequence ATGGGAGCAGTTGCTACAAATGGTACAAGTAAAGGAGCAGTTATATTTGCTTATCTTGTAGTTTATTTTGTTTGGGGATCTACTTTTTTCTTTATTCACAAAGCATTAAGTGATTTCACACCTTTCGTTTTAGGATCATTACGTTTTTTTGCAGCAAGTATGATTTTATTGACTTATTGCAAGATGCGTGGGTATAAGTTGTTTAATAAAAAAGTAGTTAAACAAGCTTGTATTACAGGGTTCCTATTGTTGTTTATTGACATGGGAGCATTGATTTGGGCAGAACAACACGTCTCAAGTGGTATTGCTGCTATTATGGCTGCAGCTGCAGCTTTATGGTTTATTATTTTAGATAAACCTCAGTGGAAGAATAACTTTTCGAGTATTCCAATTGTATTAGGACTGATAATGGGATTTATTGGGGTTATAATGTTGTTCGCAGAACAAATTACAATAGCAAGTGATGAATCTCAAAAGTTGTTGAATATTTTTTGTATGGTTTTATTAATCATAGGGTCTATTGCTTGGACAATAGGTTCGTTGTATTCAAAATATTCAAAAGACAAGAATCAAGATCAAGGTGAGGATTTACACGTAATGGTAAAAACTTCTTGGCAAATGATTACAGCAGGGGTGTTATTTTCTCTTGTTGCAACGTTAAATGGTGAGTTTGCTGCGTTTGATCCAGCAGATATATCAACAGGTGGTTGGTTCTCTTTAGCTTATTTAATCACATTTGGTTCTATTTTAGCTTTTGGTTCATATATTTGGTTGATTCAGAATAGACCAGTTACTGAAGTTAGTACATATGCTTATGTAAATCCTGTTGTAGCAGTAGCATTAAGCTACTTTTTTACAGATGATATTATTACAAGTTTACAAGTAGGTGGATTAGGAGTTGTGTTAGTAAGTGTTGCATTAATGAATTGGGATTTATACAAAGGCAGTAAAGTTTTTAAAAGTTTTAAAAAGAAATCTGCTTCTCAAAAAAAAGACAATGAACAACTTAATGTAAGCAATTAA